The genome window TCAGCAGATAGATGTATCCGACCGTCACCCGTTGCTCGAACGGCTCCCCGGTCATCCCGTCGTAGAGCACCGTCTTGCCGTCCGGCGGCAGATTCGCCTGGGCGAGGAAGTTCTTGATGTCCCCCTCGCGCGCCCCGTCGAAGACCGGTGTCGCGAAGTGCAGGCCGAGGACCTTCCCGGCCCACCCCAGGTGGGTCTCCAGGATCTGTCCCACGTTCATTCGGCTCGGCACGCCAAGAGGGTTCAACACCACGTCGACCGGCGTCCCGTCCGGAAGGTAAGGCATGTCCTCGATCGGAAGGATCCGGGCGATGACACCCTTGTTCCCGTGGCGTCCGGCCATCTTGTCGCCGACCGACAGCTTCCGCTTCATCGCCACGAAGACCTTGACCAGCTTGATCACGCCCGGGGGCAGCTCGTCACCCTTTTCGAGCTGCTCGATCCTCTCGCGATGGAACTTCTCGAGAAGCTGGATCTTCTTCCGGGTGCGCTCGCCGATCTTCCGGATCGCGTCGAGCGTCGCCGCCCTTCGCGGCTTGACGTCGAGCCGCAGGAGGTCGTCCGTCTCGAGCTCTCGGATGATCTCCCGCGTAAGCGTGGTGCCGGCCTCGAGCCGGACCTCGCCGCTCGCCGCGTCCACCAGCGGCGACTGGAGCTTCTCGCCCTCGAGGAGATCGGCGATCAGCCGCCGGTTCTCCTCGTTGATGATCCGGATCTCGTCGTTGAGGTTCTTCTCCCACCGCTGGATCTGCTCCTGCTCGATGGCGCGGTGCCGCGCGTCCTTCTCCGTTCCCTTCCGCGCGAAGACCCGCACCCCGACGACCGTCCCCTCGATCCCGGGCGGCGTCGTCAAGCTCGCATCCCGCACATCGCCCGACTTTTCGCCGAAGATCGCGCGCAGGAGCTTCTCCTCGGGCGTGAGCTGCGTTTCCCCCTTCGGGGTCACTTTCCCTACCAGGATGTCGCCCGGCTTGACATGCGCGCCGATGCGGATGATGCCGCTCTCGTCCAGATCCTTGAGGAACTCCTCCGAGACGTTCGGGATGTCCCGGGTGATCTCCTCGGGGCCGAGCTTCGTATCCCGCGCCTCGATCTCGAACTCTTCGATGTGGATCGAGGTGTACGCGTCCTCCCGGACGAGCCGCTCGCTGACGAGGATCGCGTCCTCGAAGTTGTATCCGCGCCACGGCATGAACGCCACCAGAACGTTCCGGCCGAGCGCCAGCTCCCCGTGATCCGTGCACGGGCCGTCGGCGAGAACCTGCCCGGCGCGCACCCGGTCTCCCTGCCGCACCAGCGGCTTCTGGTTGATGCAGGTGTTCTGGTTCGAGCGCCGGAACTTGATCAGCGAGTAGACGTCGGCGCCGAAGTCCTCGCCGCCCTCCTCGCCGGTCACCCGCACGATGATGCGGGTCGCGTCGATCTTGTCGACGATCCCCGAGCGGCGGCACACCACGACCGCCCCGGAATCCCTCGCGGTCGTCTCCTCCATTCCGGTGCCGACGATCGGCGCCTCGGGACGCAGCAGCGGCACCGCCTGACGCTGCATGTTCGACCCCATCAGCGCCCGGTTGGCGTCGTCGTTCTCCAGGAAGGGGATCAGCGCGGCTGCCACCGAGACGACCTGCTTCGGAGAGACGTCGATGTAGTCCACCTCCTCCCGAGGCGCGAACAAGAAGCTCCCCGCGTGCCGGGCCGTCACACTCTCGTTGACGAATCGGCCGGTCTCGTCGTAGCGCGCGTTCGCCTGGGCGATCTTGTGTTGGTCTTCCTCCCAAGCGGTGAGGTAGAAGGCATGGGGGACCGCCACGGGCACCTTTCCGCCGCGCCTTTCGATCTCGGCCCGCTTCCGCTCGAACTCCTCCTGCGTGACGATATCCCCGACCTCGTAACCGGAATCGCCGCCGTAGGTGATCCTCACGTGCTCCACGACCCGGCCGTCGACCACCTTGCGGTACGGCGACTCGATGAATCCGTAGTCGTTGATGCGCGCATAGCAAGCGAGCGACGAGATCAGCCCGATGTTCGGGCCCTCCGGCGTCTCAATCGGGCAGATCCGCCCGTAGTGCGTCGGGTGGACGTCCCGCACCTCGAACCCGGCCCTCTCCCGGCTGAGCCCACCCGGCCCCAGCGCCGAGAGCCGCCTCTTGTGCGTGACCTCCGACAGCGGGTTCGTCTGGTCCATGAACTGGCTGAGCTGGCTGCTGCCGAAGAACTCCTGGACCGCCGCCACCACCGGCTTCGCGTTGATCAGGTCATGCGGCATCGCGGTGGTCATCTCCTGGTAGACCGACATCTTCTCCTTGATCGCACGCTCCATGCGGATCAGGCCGATGCGGAACTGGTTCTCCAGGAGCTCGCCCACCGACCGCACCCGGCGGCTGCCCAGATGATCGATGTCGTCGAGAACGCCCTCTCCCTGGGGAAGCTTGAGGAAATACCGGATGACAGCGTAGAAATCGTCCGGGTGGAGGATCTTCTCGTCCAGCGGCCTGTTGGTGCCCAGCCGGGTGTTGAACTTGAGCCGGCCCACGCGCGAGAAGTCGTAGCGCTGTGGATCGAAGAACATCGCGTTGAACAGCTTCGTCGCCGCGTCCACCGTGGGAGGATCGCCCGGACGGAGTTTCCGGTAGATCTCCAGCAGCGCTTCTTCGGGCGTGCCGACCGTGTCCTTCTTCAAGGTCTCGTGCAGCACGGGACCCACGGGGTCGTTCTCGGGGAAGATGACGATGATCCGCTCGATGCCCGCCGCCCGGATCTTCGCGAGGCTCTCCTCGTCCAGCTCTTCGTTGACGTCCGCGATCAGCTCCCCGGTCTCCGGATCGCTGATCGGCTCGAGGGCCACCGCTCCCTTGAACTCCGAGTCGGCGATCGGCACGTACTGGACACCGGCATCCTCGAGCCGCTTCAAGTTGGCCTTCCGGATCTTGGCGCCCTTGGTGACCAGCCGCTTGCCGTCCTTCTTCACCTCGGCGGCCGCACGGCGCTGCAGGAGGCCCGGGCCGACGCCCCACAGAAGCCGGTCCTTCTCGAGGAGGATCTCGGCCGGGGTGTAGAACTCCCGGAGCATCTGCTCGTCGGTGGCGAGTCCGAGCGCGCGGAGGAAGACCGTCCCGGGGAACTTCCGCTTCCTGTCGATCCGGACGTAGAGGATCTGCTTCTTCTGGTCGAACTCGAACTCGACCCAGGCCCCGCGGTACGGAATGATCTTCGCCATGAAGGTCTGGCAGTCCGGAGTGGCCTGAGTGGCCTGGAAGAACACTCCCGGGCTGCGGTGGAGCTGCGAGACGATCACCCGCTCCGTACCGTTGATGATGAACGTCCCGTTCTCCGTGAGCATCGGGATTTCGCCGAAGTAGACCTCCTGCTCCTTGATGTCCCGAATGCTCCGCGCTCCGGTCTCCGGATCCTTGTCGTAGACGACCAGGTGGACGGTGACCCTCAGCGGCACGTTGAAGGTCATCCCCCGCTCCTGGCACTCCTCGACCGAGTACTTGAACTTCAACCCGACCGGCTCGCCGCACTCCTCGCACACCTCGAGCGTGTTCGGGATCGTCTCGCCGGTATACGGGCAGGTGATTTCGGCCGCTTTCGGGTTTCGCACGATGAACGGCCGGTTCGCGTGCGGAGAGTGCATGCGGAGCTTCTCGATTCCCTGCAGGGCGCCGCACTTGCACTCCCAGGTTCCGATCGAGTAGCTGATGAACTCGAGGCTGCAGGTCTCGCGAAAGTCCTCGATCGGGAAGATCGACTTGAACACCGCCTGGAGACCGACGTCCTCCCGATCCTCGGGGGCCGTGTACATCTGCAGAAAGCGCTCGTAGGAGCGCTTCTGGACCTCGATCAGGTTGGGGACCTGAATCTTCGAGGGGATCTTGGAGAAGTTGTGGCGCGTTCTCTGCGTCGTTCCGGCGATCGCCATCAGGCTCACCTCAAGGATCGATTTCAGCCGCTGTCGTGGAAGAACTCGCGCGCCGGTTGCCGGCCGCCCGCAAGGCGCACGACGCCCGCGCCGCCCCGGGGGCGGCCGCGGGCCTTGCGC of Acidobacteriota bacterium contains these proteins:
- the rpoB gene encoding DNA-directed RNA polymerase subunit beta, whose product is MAIAGTTQRTRHNFSKIPSKIQVPNLIEVQKRSYERFLQMYTAPEDREDVGLQAVFKSIFPIEDFRETCSLEFISYSIGTWECKCGALQGIEKLRMHSPHANRPFIVRNPKAAEITCPYTGETIPNTLEVCEECGEPVGLKFKYSVEECQERGMTFNVPLRVTVHLVVYDKDPETGARSIRDIKEQEVYFGEIPMLTENGTFIINGTERVIVSQLHRSPGVFFQATQATPDCQTFMAKIIPYRGAWVEFEFDQKKQILYVRIDRKRKFPGTVFLRALGLATDEQMLREFYTPAEILLEKDRLLWGVGPGLLQRRAAAEVKKDGKRLVTKGAKIRKANLKRLEDAGVQYVPIADSEFKGAVALEPISDPETGELIADVNEELDEESLAKIRAAGIERIIVIFPENDPVGPVLHETLKKDTVGTPEEALLEIYRKLRPGDPPTVDAATKLFNAMFFDPQRYDFSRVGRLKFNTRLGTNRPLDEKILHPDDFYAVIRYFLKLPQGEGVLDDIDHLGSRRVRSVGELLENQFRIGLIRMERAIKEKMSVYQEMTTAMPHDLINAKPVVAAVQEFFGSSQLSQFMDQTNPLSEVTHKRRLSALGPGGLSRERAGFEVRDVHPTHYGRICPIETPEGPNIGLISSLACYARINDYGFIESPYRKVVDGRVVEHVRITYGGDSGYEVGDIVTQEEFERKRAEIERRGGKVPVAVPHAFYLTAWEEDQHKIAQANARYDETGRFVNESVTARHAGSFLFAPREEVDYIDVSPKQVVSVAAALIPFLENDDANRALMGSNMQRQAVPLLRPEAPIVGTGMEETTARDSGAVVVCRRSGIVDKIDATRIIVRVTGEEGGEDFGADVYSLIKFRRSNQNTCINQKPLVRQGDRVRAGQVLADGPCTDHGELALGRNVLVAFMPWRGYNFEDAILVSERLVREDAYTSIHIEEFEIEARDTKLGPEEITRDIPNVSEEFLKDLDESGIIRIGAHVKPGDILVGKVTPKGETQLTPEEKLLRAIFGEKSGDVRDASLTTPPGIEGTVVGVRVFARKGTEKDARHRAIEQEQIQRWEKNLNDEIRIINEENRRLIADLLEGEKLQSPLVDAASGEVRLEAGTTLTREIIRELETDDLLRLDVKPRRAATLDAIRKIGERTRKKIQLLEKFHRERIEQLEKGDELPPGVIKLVKVFVAMKRKLSVGDKMAGRHGNKGVIARILPIEDMPYLPDGTPVDVVLNPLGVPSRMNVGQILETHLGWAGKVLGLHFATPVFDGAREGDIKNFLAQANLPPDGKTVLYDGMTGEPFEQRVTVGYIYLLKLSHLVDDKIHARSIGPYSLITQQPLGGKAQFGGQRFGEMEVWALEAYGAAHVLQELLTCKSDDVYGRTKIYEAIVKGQGWVEPGLPESFNVLVKELQALCLDVELMTEDVEEAV